GCACAATTTGCAGATTCCTCACTTCCAGGCCTGACGACCATGACCCACTCTTCCGTTAACGCTTCCTCCGACCCCGACCTGTCCCACATCGGCCCGCGCGACAAGGCCGAAATCCTGGCCCAGGCGCTGCCCTACATCCGCAAGTTCCACGGCAAGACCCTGGTCATCAAGTACGGCGGCAACGCCATGACCGATCCGGCGCTGCAGGCCGACTTTGCCGAGGACGTGGTGCTGCTCAAGCTGGTCGGCATGAACCCGGTGGTGGTGCATGGCGGCGGCCCGCAAATTGAAACCGCGCTGAACCGGCTCGGCAAGAAAGGCCATTTCATCCAGGGCATGCGTGTGACCGACGACGAAACCATGGAAGTGGTCGAATGGGTGCTGGCCGGACAGGTGCAGCAGGACATCGTCGGCCTGATCAACCAGGCCGGCGGCAAGGCGGTCGGCCTGACCGGGCGCGACGGCGGCATGATCCGGGCGAAAAAGCTTACCATGCTGGACAAGGACGATGCCAGCAAGGAGCACGACATCGGCTTTGTCGGCGAGATCGTCAGCATCGACCCCAGCGTGGTCAAGGCGCTGCAGGACGACGCCTTCATTCCGGTCATCAGCCCGATTGGCTTTGGCGAGAACAATGAAAGCTACAACATCAACGCCGATGTGGTCGCCGGCAAGCTGGCGACCGTGCTCAAGGCCGAAAAGCTGGTGCTGCTGACGAATATTCCCGGCGTGCTGAACAAGGCCGGCGAGCTGCTGACCGACCTGACGGCGCGCGAGATCGACGAGCTGTTTGCCGACGGCACGATTTCGGGCGGTATGCTGCCCAAGATCGAAGGCGCGCTCGATGCGGCTAAGAGCGGCGTGAACGCGGTCCACATCATCGACGGCCGCGTGCCGCATGCGATGCTGCTGGAAATCCTGACCGACAAGGCCTACGGCACCATGATCCGTTCGCACTGAGCCTGAAGCGCCGGCTGGTTTTTTTCTGGCCGGTGCCTTGAGTTCGTGTAACGACTCAGGTGCAGGCGGGTTCACCAGCCGCTGTATAAAAACCACCGTCATACCCGCGAAGGCGGGTATCCAGAGCAGCTCAATCACCCCCGTGAGCACCCCAACTGGGTTCCCGCCTACGCGGGAACGACGGGAATCACAGAGACACCTGAGCCGGCAAAACTCGTCCGCCATGATTTTGGCGGGGCATGGGTTCAGGGTTTACCCAGGCACTGATTAGGCCTGCTTCTCTATTCAGCCCGGCCATCCAGGCCGCGTGACGGCTGGCGGTCTTTAAATTGAGGCAAAATAGAACGACCGTTCTTTTATTTTCTCAATCCATGTCCGTCAGCCCACTTCCTGTCAAGAGCGTCCGTACCTCATCCCGGGGCGCGGGTGCGTCCAAAACCCCGCAAAAAGGCCAGCAGACCAAGGCCGCCATCGTCGAGGCGGCACTCGGCCTGGCCACCCACATCGGCCTGGAGGGCCTGAGCATCGGCGCGCTGGCCGAGGTCATGCGGATGAGCAAGTCGGGCGTCTTTTCCCATTTCGGCTCGCGTGAAGAGCTGCAGATTTCGGTCATTCGCGAGTACCACGCCCGCTTCGAGGACGAGGTGTTTGCCCCGGCGCTCAAGCAGCCGCGCGGCCTGCCGCGCCTGCAGGCCATGTTCGCCAACTGGATGAACCGCACCTCGGTCGAAATCGATTCGGGCTGCATCTACATCAGCGGCGCGGTTGAATTCGACGACCGGCCCGGCCCGGTGCGCGACGCGCTCGCCGATTCGGTGCGCACCTGGCTGGCCGCGATGCACCGGGCCGTGGTGCAGGCCAGCGAGGCGGGTCATCTGTACCCGGACGCCGATGCGCAGCAGGTGGCCTTCGAGATCCATGGCCTGATCCTGGCGCTGCATTACGAAGCCCGCTTTCTGAAGACACCCGATTCCATCGCCCGCGCCAGGACGGGTTTTGCCAACATTCTGGCGCGCTATGGCGGCACGGCCGCCAGCACTCCAGAACCGAAAAAAGTTTTGCCGAAACCGTCGAAACCTTCCCCTTCCACACCCGCTTAACGCCACTTAACGCCACTTAACGTCAATCAACGCCCAAGGAATCCTATGCCCCAGTACAACCCACCCCTGCGCGACATGCAGTTCATCCTGCACGAAGTGCTCAAGGTCACCGACGAGCTGAAGGTCTTGCCGCGGCATGCCGACATTGACGCCGACACCATCAACGCCGTGCTCGAAGAGGGCGGCAAGTTTGCGGTTGAAGTGACCTTTCCGCTCAACATCAGCGGCGACGAGGAAGGCTGCACGCTCGACAGGACCACCCATGAAGTCACGCCGCCCAAGGGCTTCAAGCAGGCCTACGCGCAGTTTGTCGAAGGCGGCTGGGCGGCGCTGAGCTGCGACCCGGAGTACGGCGGCCAGGGCCTGCCCTTCGTCGTCAACCAGTGCTTCTACGAGATGCTGAACTCGGCCAACCAGGCCTGGACCATGTACCCCGGCCTGTCGCACGGCGCTTACGAGGCGCTGCATGCGCACGGCACCGACGCGCAGAAAAAGCTCTACCTGCCAAAACTGGTCAGCGGCGAATGGACTGGCACCATGTGCCTGACCGAGCCGCATTGCGGCACCGACCTGGGGATGCTGCGCACAAAAGCCGAACCGCAGGCCGATGGCACGTTCAAGCTGACCGGCAACAAGATTTTCATCAGCGCCGGCGAGCACGACATGACGTCCAACATCCTGCACCTGGTGCTGGCCCGGCTGCCGGATGCGCCGCAGGGCAGCAAGGGCATCAGCCTCTTTATCGTTCCCAAGTTCAATGTCAATGAAGACGGCTCCATCGGCATGCGCAACGGCATTTACTGTGGCGGCCTGGAGCACAAGATGGGCATCCATGGCAACGCGACGGCGCAAATCGTGCTGGAAAGCGCCGTGGGAACGATGGTCGGCGCGCCCAACAAGGGCCTGGCCGCGATGTTCGTGATGATGAACGCCGCGCGCCTGGGCGTGGGCAACCAGTCGCTCGGCCTGACCGAAGTGGCTTACCAGAACGCGCTGGCCTACGCCAGGGACCGCATCCAGATGCGCTCGCTCTCGGGCGTCAAGGCGAAAGACAAGCCGGCCGACCCGATCATCGTGCATCCCGACGTGCGCAAGATGCTGCTGACCGCCAAGGCCTATGCCGAAGGCGGC
This DNA window, taken from Polaromonas hydrogenivorans, encodes the following:
- the argB gene encoding acetylglutamate kinase, translating into MTHSSVNASSDPDLSHIGPRDKAEILAQALPYIRKFHGKTLVIKYGGNAMTDPALQADFAEDVVLLKLVGMNPVVVHGGGPQIETALNRLGKKGHFIQGMRVTDDETMEVVEWVLAGQVQQDIVGLINQAGGKAVGLTGRDGGMIRAKKLTMLDKDDASKEHDIGFVGEIVSIDPSVVKALQDDAFIPVISPIGFGENNESYNINADVVAGKLATVLKAEKLVLLTNIPGVLNKAGELLTDLTAREIDELFADGTISGGMLPKIEGALDAAKSGVNAVHIIDGRVPHAMLLEILTDKAYGTMIRSH
- a CDS encoding TetR/AcrR family transcriptional regulator; translation: MSVSPLPVKSVRTSSRGAGASKTPQKGQQTKAAIVEAALGLATHIGLEGLSIGALAEVMRMSKSGVFSHFGSREELQISVIREYHARFEDEVFAPALKQPRGLPRLQAMFANWMNRTSVEIDSGCIYISGAVEFDDRPGPVRDALADSVRTWLAAMHRAVVQASEAGHLYPDADAQQVAFEIHGLILALHYEARFLKTPDSIARARTGFANILARYGGTAASTPEPKKVLPKPSKPSPSTPA
- a CDS encoding acyl-CoA dehydrogenase C-terminal domain-containing protein; protein product: MPQYNPPLRDMQFILHEVLKVTDELKVLPRHADIDADTINAVLEEGGKFAVEVTFPLNISGDEEGCTLDRTTHEVTPPKGFKQAYAQFVEGGWAALSCDPEYGGQGLPFVVNQCFYEMLNSANQAWTMYPGLSHGAYEALHAHGTDAQKKLYLPKLVSGEWTGTMCLTEPHCGTDLGMLRTKAEPQADGTFKLTGNKIFISAGEHDMTSNILHLVLARLPDAPQGSKGISLFIVPKFNVNEDGSIGMRNGIYCGGLEHKMGIHGNATAQIVLESAVGTMVGAPNKGLAAMFVMMNAARLGVGNQSLGLTEVAYQNALAYARDRIQMRSLSGVKAKDKPADPIIVHPDVRKMLLTAKAYAEGGRALAIYCTLLLDKELYHPDEKVRKDSGEIVALLTPIVKAFLTDNGHIATNACMQVFGGHGYVKEWGMEQLVRDNRINMIYEGTNTIQSLDLLGRKILGNNGATLKKFGKLIGALIAEEGVNEKMAEFINPLAYLADQMTKFTTELGFKGFQNPDEVGAAAVDYLRVAGHLVFGYFWARMAQTALREIAAGNADLFYLGKVQTARFYFAKLFPETATLMRTARSGSRALMDTDAALA